The sequence TCATGAACAATTTCAATAGGAAAATGTTTAGTTGTATAAATATTGGGATAACGAGGATGCTCTCATTGGTCTGATTCTCCGAGTTCAATCCAATGTTCTGTGTGAGAAAAGACTCCCTTCCTGTACTGTGATAGCTTCCCTGTAGCTTCCTGATAGCAAACTAATGAGTCTTTCCTCAAACTCAAACAGTGGTAATCATTCATTTACTACCAAGTCTACATTTTTATCAATAAGTATACCACCCAGTAatagtagtatagtagtagTCATGTTCTCTGCTTTGTGCTACTGGAATGAAAGTTCCAAAGTCTGAATCTGTCTATTTTGGAGCAAAATTCCATTTGATATCACAGCAGTGTCAGTCAAGACTTTCAGCCACAAACACTCCTGCAGTAATATTGAACAAGCACACTACAATTTATAACTAATCTCTTGACAGTAGCATCTCTCAAAAGGATTTTCTCCAAACTGCAGACAGCAATAACTGCTCCTTTGgttgacaaaaacacagcaaagttgGATGCCCTTATAGTACGTAAGACATGATCAAGTTGAccagtggagaaaacatgatGCAGTGCACTAATGTGTGCCTTTAAAATGGACAGAACACGATGCAGTGCcctacatgtgtgttttcattacagAGGTGTAGTAGCTATATGTTTAATCTCAGTTacatgataaaaacattttaaacttgACCAGGGTTTAGACAGTTTTACTATAAATGCATCCAAATTTTATGTGTGCCGATGCCCGGCTGCATAACCAGATTTTCTCTATGGAGAGGAAATCTGGGTTACAGCTCTCAGTTGAGTCAACATCCTTTTTGACAAATTGAGTTGtactctatgtgtgtgtgtgcgtgtgtgtgtgtgtgtgtgtgtgtgtgtgtgtgtgtgtctgcgttaAGCATTGaacatttatatttaagaaaCCGTTTCCCTGCCTTGTTGCTATGCATCACCGGAGAAAAGACCAGAGAATGATAAACAGGATTTCCGTCTTCCCTGTCGTCCTTCTTTATAGGTCTTTATAGGTTTTGTAGCTGTGTTTACAATTAAATGTCGTGCTCTGCTTCGTTAGTGAGGGACTCCGTGGATACATATGGACCAAAATGTTGGATTTAATATATAACTGTcgattttgttttcttctctctgttccaGTGTGAGCATCATAGAATCTAACACTACTGCTGGCAGCTTGCACCTGGTAACGGAAGGTAAGTCCAATTTAACATAACAGATAGGCAGTGCTGTACATTACTGCTTGGTTTATCTGAGAGTAAAATATTTCTTCAAATGTTTCCACTTAAGGTGCTctgtaaagttttattttaaacagtCGCATTAAGTTCCCTTGTTTGTGCTCTGAGGAGCGAGGAGAGATCTTTGAGGTGACGAGAGACCAGATTTCACTGGCGTCTTTTACCAGATCAACACACTGctttattagattttattttgttattgtgttgttttatatttgttttctgacCCAGCAACTAGATAAAATAATGGATCTGTGTTAACTTTTGGTCTGACAAAAGAGCCATAAACAACTTACTTCATTTATTAAGAGATATTCCTTTTGCAGTCCatttcacagtttcacattCGAACCATAATCTGATTCATTAGTATTCAACGGCTAGAGTAGAACCCCACTGACTCTGTACTATttgttattatgattattagAATAtgtattatgattattattatttgttgtctttcgctttctctttttttgtgagGTGCAACAAACTAGAAACTTTGCCCAGTAACTGTAAATGATGTGCAAATGTTTGCTAAGAAGCATGATCCCAATAAGCCTGATGAGGGCACCATCATTTCAAAAACCAGCACACCCACACCACTGACCATCTCCAactctttcttttgtttgtttgttgttgtttatttggtCAATTTTggtcatttctaaaaaaaaaaatcatcttgaCTTTTGGGATTTTGACTGTATCAACACCAAATTCGATGTACAGCCTCGCAGGACTTAGAGAGCAATTGACCATTCCTCATTTATCATTGTTTGCGAACAAGTGTGCAAAAGCATTTTGAGAACAGAAGTAGATTTTGAATGTACTACATGGTAGACAGGATAACATGTCACAGTCAAACACAGTCAAACTGCTGCTATTTGCCCCACTTCACTGGATATGGGCGAGCCTCGTGTGTATGTTCAGGACAGAATGTCTCCACTGAGTCTATTCAGGATTGCTTGAGGTATGAGCCAGAATGTGATAGTGCATCAATCCACACCAACTGTCAAGTTTTGGATCGTACTTGCACCCAGAGCATGTGCATCACACtttgagttttttgtttttggaccAGTCTTGCCCAattataatgtgtttgtgtatctcaGTCCCGCAAGGCTACCACATTTGGTGTTGACACagtcaaaatcaaaaaatgaaatattgcattactgcttttttaaattatgcaaataagcaaaaaaaatccatctaTCCAAAAAATCACTTTGGAGTTTGAACCCTATTAAGTAAATTTTCACTTTACCAAAGCACAGCATGCCAACCAAATTCACAGGCAGTATTATGTGGAATAAATATATGGAAATGTTCCAGTATTGTTAAACCTCTAGACATGTTAAGAACAAAAGTCTTTGGATTTTCCATTCCTTGTTTATGGTTCATTCAAACTGCCAGCTGTGTTTGTAGCCAGTGATCCTGAAACTTGGTATTCAATCTAAATTTTCAATGACAGTAGTGGAAAGAGGAATATCTATTACGTTATtgatcttaaaaaaacatttctatggTCATGTTATTGTCATGGTAAGTTTGCTTGCGAACTGAGTGGCACATTaattctgtctctgtctgcttcacTGTATTGTGTATTCCAGCCAAAGTATGACAAGTTAAAATTggcatacattttatttcaatggCAGCAGGCTAACTAAATGCTATGATTGTTTACCCAGCCACCACACCAATATGCATGCTCCCCTTGTAATTGTTCTGCATGAATATGCCCTCATTTCTGTTACTACTGCTCTTGTTGtacatctttcttttttcatgagCTCTTCCTAGGGAGAATAACAAAGCATGTAAGTCAATGGGTTCAAAATGAACACGCTTCAGTGCCGTGCCTGCAATTAACTACACGTGATTGGCTCAGTGTTGAGTGATGACCAGTCAGTAGACTGATAGGAGGGGAGGCATATGCAGATCTTATGTTTGGACAGATGTGACTGTAATGACATGACCGCTGTTGGATTTGCTGCAGTTGAGTAGATTTCAGTTAATTCTTTGCAGATTATTACCCATATTCCACTCCTGTTTACAGTGACTGCACCACAGAGGGACACTATACTGTCACAGGTCTTTGTGGTAGTGGATGAGAACTTAACCACTACGCACCTACAGTATGAGCCATAGTTTAATACATTAACAAAGTTGTCAGTTGCTACTTCAGACTACAACAATGTCTTACACTACCTTGGTTGTATCTGTTGCCCCGATATATACATCTTTAGTTTTTGTATATATTCCCAAATGTCGCTTTTTATTGTTAAAGTATGGACAAAAATCCTGAGTTATTAATGTGATGTATGATATGTATGCATGTTGACTGTGGAACAAGTCAATGCAGGTAAATGCCTTTGTATTTTGCAGTCTACAGGAGttctggtctctgtggtgaCAAAACTAATTGCTGAGTTATTTTGCTTGTCTGCCGCTAATTTGCTGCTGGTTTGTCTCCAAACATTTTCAGCCAGTCTGTCCTGGAAGGCATTCATTGTGCTGCACATGAAAAGTGTCAGAAATGATtgtgtgaagaatgaaaaagagagctgagagagaagttcaaatcCTGGCTTCTTCCTCACCTCTGCACAACTGACCAATCACGTAATTAACTGGGTGTGAGTGTGGGATTGTCAGTTTTGGAGGGTAACAGAAAGGCTGGGCACAGTCCCACCTTCACATCTTCCTTTTGGACACTTTCATGATGCTTTCATTTTATTAGAAAATCTTGTAACTGTCAAAAAACGATAGCACAGAACAGCAACATCTCTTTCAGGCACCATGAGATCCACAACATCCACTTAGTGTGTTCCGGATTATGGACAGCAGTCTCAGTGTAGCTGTACAGGATTTGCATGTAATCATTCATGATTAGCAAAGCAGACAGTAGTAAAATGGCAAATGAGATTTTAAGCGGTGAGGATGAGTTGGGGCAAATGTTACTTATTCCAACAAATACTATATATTATCCATGTAGTCAGTCATGTATAAATCATTTCGCAGGCTAAGCAGGAAAGTCAGTCTTTTCATCTCATGAATCTCTTTAATGATTTCAGGCTACTTATCTACAGTAGGTGGGTCTGCCTGCAACCAATTATGAGTAATTACTTTTTTTGCCAcaatgctatttttttttttttccaggatgtATCTGTCATTTCTGATTATTCCTTGTGGCAGATCGCCCAAATAAAGTGACACACATGTCAGTGGGATTTGCAGGTCAAGACTATGCTGAGTGATTCACCAGATATTTTCCAAACATATTTGTTGTCACTGTTTtccaaagtgtgtttttcttttagtgtCTAAAAGGTTTTTCACGTCATTATCTATTAATCTACATCAAGCAATGTGACCAGAAGTGCAAAAAGCAGTAATGcagagtgaaaaataaatacacaaggaaatatacagtatatgcatgtGCGGCTGTCACAGAAGACAGTGAAATATATAGTCCAGGTGTAAGTATAAGTATAGACATTATATACAGAATTAGCAGCTGGAGATATGACACAAGTACTGTGTACACTACACTGTACactatatttgtgttttgtacTTGTACTGGGTTGCTGCAGCAGAAGTTAACCAGAATCTGAGGAGACATATGCACTGTCTTGAGTCTCCTCATGAAGAAGAGGTGGTGAGTCAGGGTCGATGTGCTTAGGATCCGGGAGAGGCTCAGAAATGTGGACATCCAGTAACTCCAAGCTAGAGACAAGCTCAACCTCCGTCCCTTTGATAAGAATGGATGTTTGTGCACCGCCTTTAGTCTTCCTGAAGGCCATAATGAGCTCTTTGGTGTTCTTGGTGTTAAGGGCTAGGTTGTAAGTCTGCACACAACACCATGAGATGACTGGGTCACCATGGGGTCTCTGATTAGGCCAACCACTGCAGTGTCGTCTGCAAACTTGATAAATGTATTGAAACCACATCCAGAGGAGAGGACTGAACACATAGCCCTGTGGGATGCCAGTGTTCAGGGTGAGGGTTGAAGAGGTGTGGTTGTCTAAATTCAACAATCTAGAGACTGTTGGTTAGGACCTCTAGTATCTTGTTGCAGAGGTAGGTGTTAATGCCCAGGTGTTTGGTGTTCAATGCTGAACTGTCAATGAACTGTGAAGTCAGTGAATAGCATTCTCTATCAGTGCTATTGTTGTCCAGACGAGACAGGGTGGAGTGTAGCGTCAAGAAAATTATGCCCTTCACATAATTCATCAACCAGCGCCCAGTGTGGTTTGTAGGTAGGTTTTGAGGTGAGCTTTATGATAGTGGGAGTGAATACAACAGGGCAGAAGTTATTAAGGGTAGCTGCAGGTTTGGCACCAGCATAATGGAGGTGGTTTCTGAGCACTTGAGGAAAGCCACTTGGGTCAGAGAGATGTTGAAGAATACAGGAGCACGGTCTTCAGGTTGGAGTCGTTAGTTTCATAAAGCTGCTTTCAGGTGTTAATGCTCTCGTTTGCTACTGGCAGCATTAAGTTATTTCATAACAAGTTTTGCATTAGCATGAGGtggatatatatgtatatatgttttatacAAGTCACAGGGACAACGTGTTAACCAAACGTCCAAATATCTGATTGCTTTTTGAGACCAgtcagtgtgattttttttgttactcTTGGACAATGCTAGCTCCTTAATAGGCAGATTCCAAAAATTAAGCTATCACTTATCAGTGAGGTGTGTTGTTTCATCCACTTTTACCTAATCCTGCTCTCCCAGAGTATGAACTATACCACCAAACGTGGAGCACCACCTTTTTAGTAACCACACAATaattgctgtgctgtgtgtgttatgtttgtctgtctttactGACAGTTTCTCCCCTCTGTCTACTACTTTCAGTGTCTTCCCAGCAGCCTTTTCCCTGACATCATACAGGAGCCAGCTGATGACGGACTCATAAAACCTTTCTCTGAGCAAACCAGAACCAGATAGCAATGAACCCccaggagacagagcttggccaggaggtgatggaggagacTGATGCCCATCCTCGCCATCGCCACAACAACCACAATAGGTCCCGTAACCACAGTAACCAGGAAAAGCGCTACAGACGCTGTGAAGCCCCAGCTGTAGGAAGTGCTGGCGGCAGAGTCAGGGCACCACAGCAGCGCAGGACATTGGAGGAGCAAGACATGGAGCTGCAACATGGAACTCAGTCTCCGCAGCCCCCGCAGTTCCAGCCCATTCCCCGACCTGCAGTGACACGTTATCGCAGACAGGGGGACAGTGAGGCCCGGATTagagctcagcagcagaggcacaggcagaggcagcagagagaggcagagagagcacaACATTTAGCACAACAGCAGGAGAAGCTGCACCATGCAGAGATGACCCAGGAAGATGAACGAGAGAGGGACGATTCAGTCCTGGCCCGCTCAGCAAGCACAGAGAGCGGCTTCCACACCCATACTGACCGCGCCGAGGGGGATGATGGCCTGACGATGATGTCTCTGGAGCCTGAGGGGCATCCAGAAACAGAGGACGAGGCAGGAAACTACGGAATCCAGCTACGGCCAGAGGCGGAGGGGTACACTGAGAGTGCTGAGGCTGAACAGCAACATCTCCATTCACATTCTAACTATCCTCCTCAGCCCCCACCCCTGCCACGTGACCCCTTGCCTGATATCCAAAACCCCCAGAGTCAGGATGAAGCACAAGAGATGCTGAATGCTGGTTATTCCAACTATGTTTACACACAACCCCTCAGCCACCCTGGGGGAAGGGCCAACGTCTTAGCTGGTCAGAGCTTTGCAAGTTTAGATGCCGGACTTGCAGATGAAGCCTACTCTGAGCCATATGACATTTACTCACTCTCTGAGCATGTTTACGAGGAAATCTGTGATGCTCCGACATCAGTTTCATCTGCTGTAGACACAGAGGCTGAGGACACAGAGTCTCTCCAACAGAGGAGGGCTGGCTTTCAGCTGTTGGAGGGCCGGGCAGGAGCTGGAGACTACCATCAGCAGGAGGCAGTGGGTTCCCGCTTGCGCCACTATGATGAGCGCTCGGATGGAGAGTCGGACAGCCCAGAGAAGGAGGCTGAGTTTGCCCCATATCCACGCGCCGACAGCTGTGACCAGGATGAGGACATCGACAGCATCGTGGCTGAGGTCAAAGAAAGCCTAAGCTCTCAGAGTCTTCACtgtgctgcagaggagacaatagatgaagaaaatgagcaaCCCCAAGGAGAAGAAAAACCTCAACCTGAGCTCCAAACCAACTCTGACAAAAACCACAAAGCTGCCAACCAAGGGAAGTCAGCCAGAAAACAGGCAGGGAGTCCTTCAGAGGAGCCTGTAGCAGCCAGGAACAGTCAGGAGAAGAGGGATGCCATATCCCTGGCTATCAAGGACATTAAGGAGGCCATAGAGGAAGTAAAGACCAGAACAGTGAGATCTCCTTACACACCTGATGAGCCCAAGGAGCCCATTTGGGTAATGAGGCAGGACCTGAGCCCCACTGCAGAGTGTGATCTACAGCCATCACTGGGGTGCGATGTGAGTACGGCAGCTCTAGCTATTATTGATCAAGTAGTACTGAATAACAAGGCTGCTCTGTTAGTCAGCTTTTGTTTGGATGTAAATGTGTTGGTTTACTTTTGACATACTTACTGTTTAAAGTcaccagaggtcagaggttagaATGGGCAAGCATTTGCAGCTGTCACAGTACGTACATCTGTACATACAACAATCATGACAATATCCTGTCAGGTACCGCACAAAGCCAACATCAACAGTGTTAGTAACGCAGCGCTATTCATCTCATGTTGCTCAGAGTCTGAATGTGACGGACACAGAAGCTGTGATGAGGTGAACTGGAGGGGTACACCGACACACCCACAGGACAAAGCACAGTTTAGAGGTGAAACATCACAACATATGTCATAACTCACAAAGACAGACCTGCTGGTTAGCATAGCTTTTGGGCTAATAATGACAATGATTCAATTCATGGTGAAGAAAACAAATCTTGATCCTCTTGCATATTTTAGACAAAAGTGTGCTTCCAGTGTCCTGACATCAACGCCATCCAACACCCTGGCTGACCTGGGTGTAATTGTTGTGTTGATATACTGATGTTAAATTCACTGACAGCACAGAGATACAAATCAATAATAGCACCTGTACTGTGCAACTGGCTGTGACTAGATAGTGTGAGCGATGACGGAGACAGCTGAAGGCCACAACTACACACTACATAGCAGTCTGTGCATGAACTCTTCCAGTATTATAATATAGAATATTgtgaaatgaatggatgaagTCAATTTGCAATATTGTGCATTATCCTTTTTAGTGTATACATCACTTCATATATAATGTACAAAAGAAGACATGACATTTAGCCATGTTAATGAATAACGCATTATTCATCACAGAGACAAAAGCAAGAGCACATGGCTCATAACAGGTGTGTGATTGTgtaagtgcgtgtgtgtgtgtgtgtgtgcttgcatgttgTGGAgacataaatctgtttacacAATTGTATTGTGGGATTTCACCTTCTTTTCGGGACAACATCCAAGTCTCCCTACGTTTATGTTTTAGGCTGaagacatctgtgtgtgtgcatgtgtggaaacacttctgtgtgtgtgtgtgtgtgtgtgtgtgtgtgtgtttgtgtgtacatcaACTTCTCTCTGCTAATCCACAGGCAGAAAGAACAGGAGGCTTGTTTTACAACAATGAGCTTCTGTTTAAAATATTAACCAAATGAAGTCACTCCCAGCCATAAGCCCACACACAGCCAGGGTGTGGTTAGCCTGtcttagcataaagcctggaTACAGGACACAACCCCTCCTAAAACAAACTAGATTCaacattaaatgtgtgtttttcagcttcaAACAGAATGAGGAatgctgtttccagtctgtcGGAGAGTGCAGTGAATGGTTAAGAGGACTCCAGGGTTTAAATGGTCCCTCAGAGACCTTACCAAAGACTGCATAGCACTCACATAGAACTCTTCTGTCTTCTCATATTATCTGACTGTTTTCTGCAGCTGTATCGGTCGTTGTCATTAATCCAAACGTTGTTCTCAGCCTGAACAGAGATCCCTGTCATgtggtttttctctcttctttcttctacCTTCTTCTACACCTTCTGCTGTCACCCCATCCAGCCCCCTTGAATCATTGATAGAGtaagggtgagagagagagaaaggtaaAGGGCAAGACAAGTAAATAATTCAGTGAGGATCGAATAGCAGAGTGACAGAGGCTGTTTCTTGTTTACATCACTGTGATcggaacaaacacacaaacacttttgctttaaattcatatttagaTTCATTTGTCCACAGCATACAGTGTAAATACATTTGaggaataaaaatgacatgatGTCAGACTGTCAGCAGAGCAAATTGGAGCCGATATGCAGACAGATAGAACCAGCCTGTTGATTCCATAATGAATCCTGATACCCGAGTGTCACCTGAGCAGCTGACTCCCAGTCTGTGCACACTGGTGTTGCATTTAGCCACGTACTGCCACTCTTAATGCTGGTTCATCTGGGGCACTGAGGTCCAGCTGGATTTGTGCATTCACTGAAAGACATGGAAAACTTTTGGATGTATCAAGTAGAGAAGCTTGAGGAGGAACAAG comes from Pempheris klunzingeri isolate RE-2024b chromosome 7, fPemKlu1.hap1, whole genome shotgun sequence and encodes:
- the apba1a gene encoding amyloid-beta A4 precursor protein-binding family A member 1, whose amino-acid sequence is MNPQETELGQEVMEETDAHPRHRHNNHNRSRNHSNQEKRYRRCEAPAVGSAGGRVRAPQQRRTLEEQDMELQHGTQSPQPPQFQPIPRPAVTRYRRQGDSEARIRAQQQRHRQRQQREAERAQHLAQQQEKLHHAEMTQEDERERDDSVLARSASTESGFHTHTDRAEGDDGLTMMSLEPEGHPETEDEAGNYGIQLRPEAEGYTESAEAEQQHLHSHSNYPPQPPPLPRDPLPDIQNPQSQDEAQEMLNAGYSNYVYTQPLSHPGGRANVLAGQSFASLDAGLADEAYSEPYDIYSLSEHVYEEICDAPTSVSSAVDTEAEDTESLQQRRAGFQLLEGRAGAGDYHQQEAVGSRLRHYDERSDGESDSPEKEAEFAPYPRADSCDQDEDIDSIVAEVKESLSSQSLHCAAEETIDEENEQPQGEEKPQPELQTNSDKNHKAANQGKSARKQAGSPSEEPVAARNSQEKRDAISLAIKDIKEAIEEVKTRTVRSPYTPDEPKEPIWVMRQDLSPTAECDLQPSLGCDSPGSGSPSPPGAESSSRHLLQDDSFETSPSSKESRRSLASFPTYVEVPGPCDPEDLIDGIIFAANYLGSTQLLSDKTPSKNIRMMQAQEAVSRIKTAQKLAQNRKKAPEGEPQPMTEVDLFISTQRIKVLNADSQETMMDHPLRTISYIADIGNIVVLMARRRMPRPDSQENVEASEPGQDSKRQYKMICHVFESEDAQLIAQSIGQAFSVAYQEFLRANGINPEDLSQKEYSDLLNTQDMYNDDLIHFSKSENCKDVFIEKAKGEILGVVIVESGWGSILPTVIIANMMHAGPAERSGRVNIGDQIMSINGTSLVGLPLSTCQSIIKGLKNQSRIKLNIVRCPPVTTVLIRRPDLRYQLGFSVQNGIICSLMRGGIAERGGVRVGHRIIEINSQSVVATPHEKIVHILSNAVGEIHMKTMPAAMYRLLTAQEQPVYI